Proteins from a single region of Lysinibacillus sp. JNUCC-52:
- a CDS encoding serine hydrolase domain-containing protein, which produces MYKQLAILKIFAMTLLMLFTTCNDVVFANSEDVTDKALDISAIDAFMAKEIERLNIPGASLAIVKKDQVAYLQGYGVSSPDGTQMTPQTPIVIGSVSKSFTALAIMQLVEQGKIHLDDLVYIVLPGFQLANKEQSNKITIQHLLNQTSGLSTYDGQVAISHGDKTLKEHVQSLENINVTSPVGEHYEYSNLNYSILGAVIEQVTNTPYKEYMNEFIFKPLEMNNSYADPKDDINNTIAHGYQTVFGIKVPTEQLIHDGTVPSGYIISSAEDMANYMVAQLNEGHFNGKNILSANAMNALHQPSSLVAHDTYYAMGWEVTNDAISHNGWTENTYSKVLLDGDYGISLQINAMDYFNLNEYDAIVSGLNKLVHHEQPSNTKSNPFMKYIIFDLIFVLIIVLITHSIYIIFKHNNHKTSIFRTVVNWFSLIVFNFLIPLFILIGFPQLFGPLSTVTLFAPGIGHLLFIIPILLLMVGVILFGKLLLKKPNADVNALP; this is translated from the coding sequence ATGTATAAACAGTTAGCCATTCTAAAAATTTTCGCCATGACCTTGTTGATGCTATTCACAACCTGTAACGACGTTGTTTTTGCAAACAGTGAGGATGTTACAGATAAAGCTCTTGATATTTCTGCTATCGATGCATTTATGGCAAAAGAAATCGAGAGATTGAACATCCCAGGTGCTTCGCTTGCTATCGTTAAGAAAGACCAAGTTGCATATTTGCAAGGATATGGCGTCTCTAGCCCAGATGGCACACAAATGACACCGCAAACACCTATTGTTATAGGATCAGTAAGTAAGTCATTTACAGCACTTGCCATTATGCAGCTTGTAGAGCAAGGGAAAATTCATTTAGACGATTTAGTATACATCGTGCTACCAGGATTTCAACTTGCAAATAAAGAGCAATCTAACAAAATAACGATTCAACACTTACTAAACCAAACGAGCGGTCTTTCTACATATGATGGTCAAGTAGCGATATCGCACGGAGATAAAACATTAAAAGAACATGTACAAAGCTTAGAAAATATCAATGTGACATCACCTGTAGGCGAACACTACGAATATTCGAATTTAAATTACAGCATTTTAGGTGCAGTCATAGAGCAAGTAACAAATACACCCTATAAAGAGTATATGAATGAATTTATTTTCAAGCCGCTCGAAATGAACAATAGCTATGCTGATCCAAAAGATGATATTAACAATACGATCGCACACGGCTATCAAACCGTATTCGGCATTAAGGTACCAACAGAGCAATTAATCCATGACGGCACCGTTCCTTCTGGTTACATTATTTCTAGCGCAGAAGATATGGCTAATTACATGGTGGCACAATTGAATGAAGGTCACTTTAATGGAAAAAATATTTTATCAGCAAATGCCATGAATGCTCTGCATCAACCTTCCTCACTCGTTGCGCATGATACCTATTATGCTATGGGCTGGGAAGTAACGAATGATGCCATCTCCCACAATGGATGGACAGAAAACACTTATTCAAAAGTGTTGTTAGATGGGGATTACGGTATTAGTCTTCAAATCAATGCTATGGATTATTTTAATTTAAATGAATATGATGCCATAGTTAGTGGCCTTAACAAACTTGTCCATCATGAACAACCTTCTAACACCAAAAGTAACCCTTTTATGAAATATATAATTTTTGATTTAATTTTTGTACTTATCATTGTATTAATTACACATTCTATTTATATAATTTTTAAACATAACAATCATAAAACATCAATTTTCCGAACAGTTGTTAATTGGTTCTCTCTCATTGTATTTAACTTTCTAATTCCTTTATTTATCTTAATTGGATTCCCCCAATTATTTGGTCCACTATCTACGGTAACATTATTTGCGCCTGGAATAGGACATTTATTATTTATAATACCTATACTTCTTTTAATGGTGGGTGTCATCTTATTCGGAAAACTACTGTTAAAGAAACCTAACGCAGATGTAAATGCGTTGCCTTGA
- a CDS encoding CheR family methyltransferase, whose protein sequence is MDNQFQNFELKQQMNKHANMEIELLLEAVYRLSGFDFRQYNQSSISRRIYNRMRVSNIPTISRVLEKVIHEEDFLEQLLNDFSINVTEMFRNPSFFKAFRKEVVPYLKQYPEIRIWHAGCATGEEVYSMAILLQEEGLIDRAVIYATDMNEHVLEKAKRGAFSIKKMQAYTTNYMLAGGSHAFSEYYKTDYQYAYFHPELLKNIIFAQHNLVTDQSFNEFHVIICRNVLIYFSPVLQSQVHHLFYESLSPNGFLCLGDKETLRCEAIISNYKETVAIEKIYQKLD, encoded by the coding sequence ATGGATAATCAATTCCAAAATTTTGAGCTAAAGCAGCAAATGAATAAGCATGCGAATATGGAAATTGAGTTACTACTCGAAGCAGTCTATCGTTTATCAGGTTTTGACTTTCGACAATATAATCAATCTTCTATTTCTCGTAGAATATACAATCGAATGAGGGTTAGTAATATTCCAACGATTTCTCGTGTACTGGAAAAGGTTATACACGAAGAAGATTTTTTGGAGCAGCTATTAAATGATTTTTCAATTAACGTTACGGAAATGTTTCGAAACCCTAGCTTCTTTAAAGCTTTCCGTAAAGAAGTTGTTCCTTATTTAAAGCAGTACCCAGAAATCCGAATATGGCATGCGGGATGTGCAACAGGTGAGGAAGTCTATTCAATGGCGATTTTACTTCAGGAAGAGGGACTAATAGATAGAGCGGTGATTTACGCAACAGATATGAATGAGCATGTGCTTGAGAAGGCAAAGAGGGGCGCATTCTCCATTAAGAAAATGCAAGCATATACAACAAATTATATGCTTGCAGGCGGGAGCCATGCTTTTTCAGAATACTATAAGACGGATTATCAATATGCCTATTTCCATCCTGAACTATTAAAAAACATTATTTTTGCACAACACAATTTAGTGACGGATCAATCATTTAATGAATTCCATGTAATTATATGTCGCAATGTATTAATTTACTTTTCTCCTGTATTACAAAGCCAAGTACATCATTTGTTTTACGAGAGCCTAAGTCCAAATGGCTTTTTATGCTTAGGAGATAAGGAGACGCTTCGCTGTGAAGCCATTATTTCGAACTATAAAGAGACTGTAGCCATTGAGAAAATTTATCAAAAGTTAGATTAA
- a CDS encoding MFS transporter has translation MIRKYGMLLGGFGFSYLGNWIYLVALNLMVWHLTYSATAVAGIFIVGPIARILTNFVAGSIIDRSNKRNIMIAMDIIRGIIVFLMPFMTSIWLIYSLLFLANIASSFFGPSSTYYIAKYVSDEDKQRFNALLGTLNSGSFMLGPAIAGVLIAVFNISIAIWINSVTFFVCAWVIARLPNIEEEVKEKRVVLTLNVIIADFKVVWAFILQQRNFLKFFMSYQIALMVAFALDSQEMTFIKKVLSASDSLYGVLVSIAGVGAIVGGLLAMVLVHKFSIATYVGVGLTCTMLSYTGFYASSNIWVATCCFITLGIFMAFSNTGYDTVYQKNIPPNLMGRFGSSVSLVQSVIQIVLTFSLGILADWFSLQLVAVIFGVVGLVFALFMSFHIVTNKQALQIRGNKN, from the coding sequence ATGATTCGGAAATATGGAATGTTATTAGGGGGATTTGGCTTTTCTTATCTTGGAAATTGGATTTATCTCGTTGCATTAAATTTAATGGTTTGGCATTTAACATATTCTGCAACAGCAGTTGCAGGTATCTTTATTGTTGGCCCGATTGCACGCATATTGACCAATTTTGTGGCAGGCTCAATCATTGATCGGTCGAATAAGAGAAATATTATGATAGCAATGGATATTATACGTGGGATCATCGTTTTCCTTATGCCATTTATGACGTCTATTTGGCTTATTTATAGCTTGTTATTTTTAGCGAATATTGCAAGTAGTTTTTTCGGGCCAAGTAGTACATATTATATTGCAAAATACGTAAGCGATGAGGATAAGCAACGTTTTAATGCATTGTTAGGCACATTAAATTCTGGTTCTTTTATGTTAGGTCCTGCAATCGCAGGTGTCCTTATTGCTGTTTTTAATATAAGTATCGCTATATGGATTAACAGTGTGACCTTTTTTGTTTGTGCGTGGGTTATTGCACGTTTGCCGAATATAGAAGAGGAAGTAAAAGAGAAGCGTGTAGTGCTAACACTCAACGTGATTATAGCTGATTTTAAAGTAGTTTGGGCTTTTATATTGCAGCAACGGAATTTCCTGAAATTTTTTATGTCCTATCAAATTGCGCTAATGGTTGCTTTTGCATTAGATTCTCAGGAAATGACTTTTATAAAGAAAGTTTTATCTGCTTCGGATAGTCTTTACGGTGTATTAGTGAGTATTGCGGGGGTTGGTGCTATTGTTGGTGGCTTATTGGCGATGGTTTTAGTACATAAATTTTCGATCGCTACCTATGTAGGGGTAGGACTTACTTGCACGATGTTATCCTATACGGGCTTCTATGCTTCAAGCAATATTTGGGTTGCTACGTGTTGCTTTATCACGTTAGGCATTTTTATGGCATTCAGCAATACTGGGTACGATACGGTCTATCAAAAAAATATCCCGCCCAATTTAATGGGGCGATTCGGCAGTTCTGTTAGCCTTGTTCAAAGTGTTATACAAATTGTGCTGACCTTTAGTTTAGGTATATTAGCAGACTGGTTTTCTTTACAGCTAGTTGCAGTTATTTTTGGTGTAGTCGGACTTGTATTTGCACTCTTTATGTCTTTCCATATAGTAACAAATAAGCAAGCATTGCAAATCAGGGGAAATAAAAATTAG
- a CDS encoding M14 family metallopeptidase, with protein MDIFVRPGDSLWYFSELYKIPLQLIIDSNQNINPQRLQVGQRVRIPGFVTTGYTIKQGDSLWQIAQSQNLQLDAILLANPDVHPNRLQIGQTIQVPQRLTWRLVNGKQNYDYNIMINDIEKLLAAYPFLQNASIGNSVLERPIPEILIGKGSKRIHYNGSFHANEWITTPIIMTFLNDYLLSLTNQTTIRGLSTWPLYEQTTLSIVPMVNPDGVNLVLNGPPDNEAIKNKLITWNNDSTDFSGWKANINGVDLNDQFPAKWELESARNPQSPGPRDYGGEAPLTQPEAIAMADLTRKSNFAWVLAFHTQGKVIYWGFENLEPPESQTMVEEFSRVSGYEPVKSANSYAGYKDWFIQDWRRPGFTVELGSGTNPLPISQLDEIYEEALGIFLAGLYL; from the coding sequence GTGGACATATTTGTAAGGCCTGGTGATTCACTGTGGTATTTCAGCGAGTTATACAAGATACCACTTCAACTAATTATAGACTCCAACCAAAACATCAACCCACAACGACTTCAAGTTGGACAACGCGTTCGAATTCCTGGTTTTGTTACAACTGGCTATACAATTAAACAAGGAGACTCTTTGTGGCAAATTGCCCAAAGTCAAAATCTGCAGCTCGATGCCATTTTGCTTGCAAATCCTGATGTTCATCCAAATCGACTGCAAATTGGCCAAACAATCCAAGTCCCTCAAAGGCTTACTTGGCGGCTCGTTAACGGTAAACAAAACTACGACTACAACATTATGATAAATGATATTGAAAAGCTACTAGCTGCCTACCCATTTCTTCAAAATGCCTCCATTGGCAACTCCGTTTTAGAGCGTCCAATACCCGAGATTCTTATTGGTAAAGGCTCAAAGCGCATACATTACAACGGTTCATTTCATGCCAATGAATGGATTACTACACCGATTATTATGACATTCCTAAACGATTATCTACTCTCACTAACAAATCAAACGACCATTCGAGGGCTCTCCACATGGCCCCTTTACGAGCAAACAACACTTTCTATCGTACCGATGGTTAATCCCGATGGAGTTAATTTAGTTCTCAATGGCCCACCAGATAATGAAGCAATTAAAAATAAACTTATTACTTGGAACAATGACAGTACAGATTTTTCTGGATGGAAGGCGAATATTAATGGTGTCGATTTAAACGACCAATTCCCTGCAAAATGGGAGCTAGAAAGTGCCCGTAATCCTCAATCACCTGGACCACGAGACTATGGAGGAGAAGCACCGTTAACCCAGCCTGAAGCTATCGCCATGGCCGATTTAACGAGGAAAAGCAATTTTGCTTGGGTTTTAGCTTTCCATACACAAGGTAAAGTCATCTATTGGGGTTTTGAAAATCTCGAACCACCTGAATCACAAACGATGGTGGAGGAATTTAGTCGTGTAAGTGGCTATGAGCCTGTTAAATCAGCCAATAGCTACGCTGGCTATAAAGATTGGTTCATACAGGATTGGCGCAGACCTGGGTTTACCGTGGAACTAGGTAGCGGCACGAACCCGCTCCCAATCAGTCAGTTAGATGAGATTTACGAGGAAGCTTTAGGGATTTTCCTAGCTGGCCTGTATTTGTGA
- a CDS encoding PadR family transcriptional regulator, with protein sequence MVRSDIIRGHLDSIILRLILEKDRYGYEISQEISVRTNNRFQIKEATLYAVFQRLEKKEVIEAYYGDVSHGGKRKYYRITTLGKAYLSELVKEWTEVKEIIDLFMEGLE encoded by the coding sequence ATGGTTCGAAGTGACATTATTCGTGGACATTTGGACTCCATTATTTTACGGCTAATTTTAGAGAAGGATCGTTATGGGTATGAAATTTCCCAAGAAATAAGCGTCCGTACAAATAATCGTTTTCAAATTAAAGAAGCAACTTTATACGCAGTGTTTCAACGTTTAGAAAAAAAAGAAGTAATTGAAGCCTATTACGGCGATGTCTCTCATGGAGGCAAACGGAAATATTATCGCATTACCACATTAGGCAAAGCTTATTTAAGCGAGCTTGTTAAAGAGTGGACGGAAGTGAAGGAAATTATTGACTTATTTATGGAGGGCTTAGAATGA
- the psiE gene encoding phosphate-starvation-inducible protein PsiE: MNQKHYTYMQLVKAVPKTLQLFLNVCLVLLALILAFLLMKELIEFLHILLADGTGDYKLFLANILIFFLYFEFITMIIKYFKEDYHFPLRYFIYIGITAMIRLIIVEHDHPINTLIYSLIILILIISYFIINITPLERPVRSSILFKKE, translated from the coding sequence ATGAACCAAAAGCATTATACGTATATGCAACTTGTGAAAGCTGTGCCAAAAACTTTACAATTATTTCTTAACGTATGCCTTGTATTATTAGCTCTTATATTAGCCTTCCTGCTTATGAAAGAACTAATTGAATTTCTACACATCTTATTAGCAGATGGTACTGGTGATTATAAACTTTTCCTCGCAAATATTTTAATTTTCTTCTTGTATTTTGAATTTATTACGATGATTATTAAGTACTTTAAAGAGGACTATCATTTCCCTTTAAGATACTTTATTTATATTGGCATAACTGCCATGATTCGATTGATTATTGTGGAGCATGATCATCCTATTAATACTTTAATCTATTCGCTTATTATTTTAATTTTAATTATTAGCTATTTCATTATCAATATTACTCCATTAGAAAGACCTGTTCGATCATCGATTCTTTTTAAAAAGGAGTAG
- a CDS encoding MarR family winged helix-turn-helix transcriptional regulator yields MLKNNPMQNVEVIMREMLEIQQKSMMFVNLLSEGESLSQNQLILLLQLKINGGMKATEIADFFSVTPGAVTSMCDKLEKLNLLQRVRENEDRRVVNMVLTTDGETKVHDIFLKFPQEKLADIAKVLIEVNQLMQKIF; encoded by the coding sequence TTGTTAAAAAATAATCCAATGCAAAATGTAGAAGTGATAATGCGAGAAATGCTTGAAATACAACAAAAGTCGATGATGTTTGTTAATCTGCTATCAGAAGGTGAATCATTATCGCAAAATCAGCTAATCCTACTCCTTCAGCTAAAAATTAACGGTGGTATGAAAGCAACGGAAATTGCAGATTTCTTTAGCGTAACTCCTGGTGCTGTTACGTCTATGTGCGATAAACTAGAAAAATTAAATTTATTACAACGAGTTCGAGAAAATGAGGATAGACGTGTCGTAAACATGGTATTAACAACTGATGGAGAAACAAAAGTCCATGATATATTTTTGAAATTCCCACAAGAAAAATTAGCCGATATAGCAAAAGTGTTAATTGAAGTGAATCAATTAATGCAAAAGATTTTTTAA
- a CDS encoding ATP-binding protein → MYKKIKIGIRTKIILGYVVIILCLLASVIILNNQITSLQQERNHIIKYDSQVQTLTNRIEKYILDMESSQRGYMITGDSSYLEPYNNAEENWKLDFNELYQLLEDRGNQQEKLDAIKVTIEHWIATSGEPTIRLKKENNTEALNEFFKVDVGRKDMETMRNQFDSFRLDENTLTQSKAKQLDKKNSNLTSGLFGILVLVSLISIVIASGISRSIVKTMKEVTQTIKVMAASKGDYKTRIYVKTNDEISDLADATNELLDTFERREWLQANLAEIVTKYQGISAITKLAETFLSEMSHKTGSSFGAFYVREMHNGDVHFVKKAAFADAGDNVGIEKFKIGQGLIGQCAQEKRVFINSDISQDYRLIGTGLGEAPPKSIFVFPIIFEDEVIAVVELATMTSYTALQKELVNQVIETFGLTVNSILGRMEIVRLLNESRAMTEELQVQSEELQTQSEELQMQTEELTMINEQLEERTKDAEIKTQELEKAKKELEDSSEQLVLHSNYKSQFLANMSHELRTPLNSILILSEMLSENGNNNLTEEEMEFARVIHSSGEDLLVLINDILDISKVEAGKIEIIFDEVNMSEMPTQIEQIFAPVAKKKNLDLQISKAANVSDIFYTDEKRFQQVVKNLLSNALKFTEQGYVHVDIKQLDLEQLSTNMQDVSSEWLEITVTDTGIGIPKDKHQLIFESFQQADGATVRKYGGTGLGLSICREFAKLLGGWVSLQSEEGKGSSFSLTIPSLPNGLNNTPTIDSAIVEVVATLEAPEVVEELQEQEGENDLVSTQEVDVFQGKNILIVDDDYRNIYALKAALEKRGMNILVAKDGLECLEIMETNNKIDLILMDIMMPNMDGYETMSIIRTKMKLTDLPIVALTAKAMKTDRDKSLEAGASDYISKPLNLDQLESVLRVWLVSKGS, encoded by the coding sequence ATGTATAAAAAGATAAAAATCGGTATACGTACCAAGATTATCCTCGGTTATGTAGTTATTATTCTTTGTTTACTTGCATCTGTGATTATATTAAATAATCAAATTACTTCCCTACAACAGGAAAGAAATCACATTATTAAATATGATTCACAAGTACAAACACTTACTAATCGTATTGAAAAATATATTTTAGATATGGAATCGAGCCAACGAGGCTATATGATTACCGGTGATTCGAGCTACTTAGAACCTTACAATAATGCCGAGGAAAATTGGAAGCTTGATTTTAATGAACTATATCAGCTATTAGAAGATAGGGGGAACCAACAGGAGAAGTTAGATGCTATTAAAGTAACGATTGAGCATTGGATTGCAACTTCTGGGGAACCGACAATAAGACTGAAAAAAGAAAATAATACGGAAGCATTAAATGAATTTTTCAAAGTAGACGTTGGTCGTAAAGATATGGAAACGATGCGCAATCAGTTTGATTCTTTCCGTTTAGACGAGAATACGTTAACACAAAGTAAGGCCAAGCAGCTGGATAAGAAAAATAGTAATTTAACATCTGGCTTGTTCGGCATACTAGTACTTGTATCTCTTATCTCAATCGTCATTGCTAGTGGGATTTCACGGTCAATTGTTAAAACAATGAAGGAAGTCACACAAACAATTAAAGTAATGGCGGCTTCTAAGGGAGACTATAAAACTAGAATTTATGTGAAAACTAACGATGAAATCAGTGATCTTGCAGACGCTACAAATGAGTTGCTGGATACATTTGAACGAAGAGAATGGTTGCAAGCCAATCTTGCTGAAATTGTGACTAAATATCAAGGTATTTCAGCTATTACGAAATTGGCGGAAACTTTCCTTTCCGAAATGTCGCACAAGACAGGGTCTTCATTTGGAGCATTTTATGTTAGGGAAATGCATAATGGCGATGTCCATTTTGTAAAGAAAGCAGCCTTTGCAGATGCTGGAGATAATGTTGGGATAGAGAAATTTAAAATTGGACAAGGTTTAATTGGCCAATGTGCACAGGAAAAACGAGTTTTCATAAACAGTGATATTTCTCAGGATTATCGTTTAATAGGCACAGGCTTAGGAGAAGCGCCACCGAAGAGCATTTTTGTCTTCCCGATTATATTCGAGGATGAAGTGATAGCTGTCGTAGAATTAGCGACAATGACTAGCTACACAGCGCTACAGAAAGAATTAGTAAATCAAGTAATTGAAACATTTGGTCTAACGGTTAATAGCATTTTAGGCCGCATGGAAATTGTACGTTTACTAAATGAATCGAGAGCTATGACAGAGGAGTTACAAGTTCAATCTGAAGAGCTACAAACGCAATCGGAAGAATTACAAATGCAAACAGAAGAACTAACAATGATTAATGAACAGCTAGAGGAAAGAACAAAAGATGCTGAAATTAAAACACAAGAGTTAGAAAAAGCTAAAAAAGAATTAGAAGATAGTTCTGAGCAACTTGTATTACATTCTAATTATAAATCTCAATTTTTAGCTAATATGTCTCACGAATTACGAACACCATTGAATAGCATTTTAATATTATCTGAAATGTTATCTGAGAATGGTAATAATAATTTAACAGAAGAAGAAATGGAATTTGCGAGAGTTATTCATTCATCTGGTGAGGATTTACTCGTATTAATTAATGATATTTTAGATATATCAAAAGTCGAGGCTGGGAAAATTGAAATTATTTTCGACGAAGTGAACATGAGTGAAATGCCGACACAAATAGAGCAAATCTTTGCTCCAGTAGCAAAGAAAAAAAATCTAGATTTGCAAATATCGAAGGCAGCAAATGTTTCTGACATTTTCTATACAGATGAAAAGAGATTCCAGCAAGTTGTAAAAAATTTATTATCAAATGCATTAAAATTTACAGAACAAGGCTATGTGCATGTAGATATCAAGCAACTTGACCTTGAACAGTTATCAACGAATATGCAAGATGTAAGCTCGGAATGGCTTGAAATTACAGTAACTGACACAGGAATAGGTATTCCAAAGGACAAACATCAGTTAATCTTTGAATCATTCCAGCAAGCAGATGGTGCTACTGTAAGAAAATATGGTGGAACAGGGCTAGGTTTATCCATTTGTAGAGAGTTTGCAAAATTACTAGGTGGTTGGGTTTCATTACAAAGTGAAGAAGGAAAGGGCAGTAGCTTCTCGCTTACTATTCCAAGTTTACCGAATGGCTTAAATAATACGCCGACGATTGATTCTGCTATTGTCGAAGTAGTGGCTACTCTAGAAGCTCCTGAAGTAGTAGAAGAGCTACAGGAGCAAGAGGGTGAAAACGATCTTGTCTCTACACAGGAAGTTGATGTGTTCCAAGGGAAAAATATATTAATTGTAGATGATGATTATCGAAATATTTATGCTTTGAAAGCAGCTCTTGAAAAGAGGGGCATGAATATTCTCGTTGCAAAAGATGGATTAGAATGTTTAGAGATTATGGAAACGAATAATAAAATAGATCTTATTCTCATGGATATCATGATGCCAAATATGGATGGATATGAAACGATGTCTATCATTCGAACAAAAATGAAGCTTACAGATTTACCTATTGTCGCTTTGACGGCGAAAGCAATGAAAACGGATCGTGATAAATCTTTAGAGGCGGGAGCTTCTGATTATATTAGTAAGCCATTAAATTTAGATCAATTAGAATCGGTATTACGCGTATGGCTAGTTTCTAAAGGGAGTTAG
- a CDS encoding SpoIIE family protein phosphatase, which translates to MTILLVDDNQVNLFVIEKILKNAGYENCVSLSSAYELFDYLQLDAKNPAGSSVELILLDIMMPEVDGIEACKRIKQNEKLKDIQIIFVTALEDKTKLAEALDIGGVDYITKPINKTELLARIRVALRLKAELDWHTKQEAKIKYELDLATHVQRSLLSAPLHEDNIQIEVSYLPSSNLAGDMYYWYKINDHRYAIILLDMMGHGISAALVCMFISSVLREAVKQLVEPELVIKELNRYMTLLQNAKEENIHYFTAIYIVIDTEQKMIEYVNAGHPSGYALVDEKTLVPLNQGSCAVGFFEEIKVEKQFIQYQKDVQIVLYTDGVLEAMGPCEIESEKHLQTLTSSKWNYTQCLIDNLLPKEKQTNQPDDMCVLMIQAQALN; encoded by the coding sequence ATGACAATTCTTCTTGTAGATGACAATCAAGTCAATCTATTCGTAATTGAAAAAATTTTAAAGAATGCAGGCTATGAAAACTGTGTTTCTCTTTCATCAGCTTATGAACTTTTTGACTATCTTCAATTAGATGCTAAAAATCCAGCAGGTAGTTCAGTAGAGTTAATACTTTTAGATATTATGATGCCTGAAGTGGATGGTATTGAAGCTTGTAAACGAATTAAACAAAATGAAAAATTAAAAGACATTCAAATTATTTTCGTTACAGCATTAGAAGATAAAACCAAGCTGGCTGAAGCACTCGATATCGGAGGGGTCGATTATATTACAAAACCCATCAATAAGACGGAACTTCTTGCAAGAATTCGCGTTGCCCTACGATTGAAGGCTGAATTAGATTGGCATACAAAACAAGAAGCAAAAATCAAATATGAATTAGATTTAGCTACACATGTACAACGCAGTTTGTTAAGTGCACCTTTACATGAAGATAACATTCAAATAGAGGTTTCCTATCTACCATCCTCTAATTTAGCAGGCGATATGTATTATTGGTATAAAATTAATGATCACCGCTACGCCATCATTTTGCTTGATATGATGGGTCACGGTATATCAGCTGCACTTGTTTGTATGTTTATTTCATCCGTCCTACGAGAAGCTGTTAAACAGCTCGTGGAGCCTGAGCTGGTTATAAAGGAACTAAACCGTTATATGACACTGTTACAGAATGCTAAGGAAGAAAATATTCATTACTTCACAGCTATTTACATAGTGATTGACACTGAACAAAAAATGATTGAATACGTAAATGCGGGTCATCCTTCTGGCTACGCTCTTGTTGATGAAAAAACATTAGTTCCTTTAAATCAAGGAAGCTGTGCTGTCGGTTTCTTTGAGGAAATTAAGGTAGAAAAGCAATTTATCCAATATCAAAAAGATGTACAAATTGTTTTATATACTGATGGTGTTTTAGAGGCGATGGGTCCTTGCGAAATAGAGTCTGAAAAACATTTGCAAACGCTAACATCCAGTAAATGGAATTATACGCAATGTCTTATTGATAACCTGCTTCCGAAAGAAAAACAAACAAACCAACCAGACGATATGTGTGTATTAATGATTCAAGCACAGGCGTTAAATTAG
- a CDS encoding permease prefix domain 1-containing protein: MKKIKHHIDELFKDMPRNNETEMVKQEIIENLEEKVFYLMEQGKDEEDAINKAIVEFGDIDDLKKELGVKAPAKKSMAKLNLEFSLWGSGLISAFFIFINLYYTPNTIWAIYPIFAILWWPLSMYFVWSRKKWSE; encoded by the coding sequence ATGAAAAAAATCAAACATCATATTGATGAGCTATTTAAAGACATGCCACGCAATAATGAAACCGAAATGGTAAAACAAGAAATCATCGAAAATCTAGAGGAAAAAGTATTTTATTTAATGGAGCAAGGAAAAGATGAAGAGGATGCCATTAATAAAGCAATCGTTGAATTTGGAGATATTGACGATTTAAAAAAGGAATTAGGCGTTAAAGCACCAGCAAAGAAAAGTATGGCGAAGTTAAACTTAGAATTTTCCTTATGGGGAAGTGGCTTAATATCAGCGTTCTTTATTTTTATCAATCTATATTACACACCAAATACAATCTGGGCAATCTATCCGATTTTCGCAATATTATGGTGGCCGCTTTCAATGTATTTCGTATGGTCCCGTAAGAAATGGAGTGAGTAA
- a CDS encoding phosphate-starvation-inducible protein PsiE, producing the protein MANAAKNDAKITPERLEEALDVRDRLIIELLVKVLDEKLVIERPVLRERLGNLVDLSKYDAELKETLHAVINKL; encoded by the coding sequence ATGGCAAATGCAGCAAAAAATGATGCGAAAATTACACCAGAGCGTTTAGAAGAAGCGTTAGATGTTCGTGACCGTCTTATTATTGAATTATTAGTAAAAGTACTTGACGAGAAATTAGTCATTGAGCGTCCTGTATTACGTGAGCGCTTAGGTAACCTTGTTGACCTTTCTAAGTATGATGCAGAGTTAAAAGAAACTTTGCATGCAGTAATCAACAAGCTGTAA